In Uranotaenia lowii strain MFRU-FL chromosome 2, ASM2978415v1, whole genome shotgun sequence, one genomic interval encodes:
- the LOC129748295 gene encoding uncharacterized protein LOC129748295, with product MMRGMADRISDNGNKDQNSNDCNKPNGCHVEVDDYEYKMANPTSAGEDVIVARRPSREAGGGSSTEIDDTTVGLMLSSSVEKWRDVVAGERKLDDNGSGSDERDLTMPGRFKRKLLSIEGEQQSDEVVGVNEGEVESAFDYDTDKSHQSLRSGLGGLEHFVEGNGDGDYLWHQGVSGGDDGTSGQTDSSDPADSNNMRRNVEQEMDRHPVSHVFDDGNRKRKSSESGWNDKKISVSQNSDKQTIYHQHYEHQSNAVCDCAQQCSKVEQNEVETATEMADVGPTEDEEIKTDQNNEVQESTDDQSQEDELQVEPTTTEQTEAEHDEQPSAYRKEVYIDLKIGFKNVNTSLDQQQDPIEFHKKIVIKRGSNPIDSIQEASFSPPFPVDLIEAIYQLVDQNDDLRRHVAPRLQDRSKVLSKVAELNQRRKINDRWPSLTGDDTRKAVQAVGPPNEEPVSSLAESAET from the exons ATGATGAGGGGGATGGCAGACCGGATTTCTGATAATGGTAACAAGGATCAAAACAGTAACGACTGTAACAAGCCGAATGGCTGCCACGTTGAAGTCGATGATTACGAGTATAAAATGGCAAATCCGACTTCGGCCGGGGAAGATGTGATTGTGGCCAGGCGACCATCAAGAGAAGCCGGGGGAGGATCATCGACGGAAATCGATGACACGACAGTTGGCCTGATGTTGTCGTCTTCGGTGGAAAAGTGGCGTGATGTCGTCGCCGGTGAAAGGAAACTCGATGACAATGGCAGCGGCAGCGATGAAAGGGACTTAACCATGCCGGGcagattcaaaagaaaattactcTCCATTGAGGGTGAGCAGCAGTCGGATGAGGTAGTGGGGGTCAATGAGGGCGAAGTTGAATCAGCGTTTGATTATGACACTGATAAGAGCCATCAAAGTTTACGTTCCGGTTTGGGAGGATTGGAGCATTTTGTTGAAGGGAACGGAGACGGCGATTACCTGTGGCACCAGGGCGTTTCCGGTGGCGATGACGGCACTTCCGGGCAAACCGATTCTTCTGATCCCGCTGATTCTAATAATATGCGAAGAAATGTGGAGCAGGAAATGGATCGGCACCCTGTCAGTCATGTGTTTGATGATGGCAACCGGAAGCGGAAGAGCAGTGAGTCTGGCTGGAATGATAAGAAAATTTCCGTGAGCCAGAACTCCGATAAGCAGACCATTTACCATCAACATTATGAACATCAATCGAATGCGGTTTGCGATTGTGCGCAACAGTGTTCGAAAGTAGAACAAAACGAAGTCGAGACGGCAACGGAAATGGCTGATGTTGGTCCGACTGAAGATGAGGAAATTAAAACGGATCAAAACAATGAAGTTCAAGAATCAACAGATGATCAATCGCAGGAAGACGAGTTGCAAGTGGAACCAACAACAACCGAACAAACGGAGGCAGAACATGATGAGCAGCCAAGTGCTTACCGGAAAGAGGTCTACATagatttgaaaattggatttaagAATGTTAATACCAGTCTAGATCAACAACAAGATCCCATCGAGTTTCATAAGAAAATAGTAATAAAACGGGGAAG TAATCCAATTGACTCAATTCAAGAGGCATCCTTTTCACCACCATTTCCCGTTGATTTGATTGAG GCCATCTATCAATTAGTGGACCAGAATGACGATCTCCGGAGACACGTGGCCCCCCGGCTGCAGGACCGGTCCAAGGTGCTGTCCAAGGTGGCGGAGCTGAATCAGAGGCGGAAGATTAATGACCGGTGGCCCTCGCTGACAGGTGACGATACCCGGAAGGCTGTTCAGGCTGTTGGGCCG cccAATGAAGAGCCCGTAAGTAGTTTGGCTGAAAGTGCCGAAACCTAA